TATCTTGTGATCTTTACTGGtgataaaaatgtgaagaattcCACTGATCTGACTGGATTCTTTCTAATCTTCCAGTagaattataattttattatcGGAGGTGTGACTTTTTCCATGTCAAAGAAGGCATGTCTAAGTTGactaacatacagcccaatcctaacttgccctggaacaggcaggccagcagtcttgtgctgtatccagctcaagtttgGGACCGGAATCGGTGCAACCTTAGGCAAGGGGGAAACTTTCTCCTTACCCCGTGCCAAACTGTACTGGCTCCATTGGGTCtacatggatctgtgccacctcaggaggtgacagaaATCCGAGCAGAACAGAGAGACAAGAGGCCCCTCtgcactgcccaggaatggggtcaggatccggcataaccataGGATATGAGCTCGCCCAATGCAAACCCTGCTGGGCTTGGATCTGGCATAAGGAGGCTAACAcagctccttgcactggcctcacCGAGTCTTAAGTTgacacagacatgccttatggcacatttgcggcacccccaggttggcacaagtgacttgtgctaaCCTAACTCAGAGGTTAGGGTTGTGCCCGTAATAGAAAAATTATTATCAGAAGTCATGACTTGTAGAATGTTCTCACTAATGCTACACGGACCTTGCTGCAATTCAGCAAGGCACTTCTTATGATTCGGTACAGTTCCCAGAGTGCTGGGATTGGCTGCTGCTCAAATCAAGAATAAAGGCAAACCCAGGTGCTGAAAAAATGGTCTGTTTACTGGGAAATTCTCCAGTAAATATATGTTTGCACGATGCATTTCAAGCAATATTCAGAGATGACTGTAAATTAGAAAACTTAGTACTGAAGTTATCTCTGTTCTTCTTGGTTTGAATGGCTGCGGCCTCCCCTTCTTTTGCCCTTACATGTGGCCGCTCCACAAGTGTCTGCAGCTAACTAGCAAGTCCAGGTTTgctgctgagctccttggagtctGAAAAACTGCTGCCTGAATTTGGGGACATCCTTCTCCCAGGATCATACCTATCCCATTTCTCACCAGGGCCAGTGCCGGGTTGTTTTACCCGCTAGGCAATGCTAACTACTTGCACCCCCtccaaaaatatttttcccataAGACTTTAATTATGTTCCATAGCACTGTTgcggtatttatcttaaaatgaaaaagaaaaaattgtcagtttaatttttttttaaacccatgtaaaaaaatgcatCTGTATAAAACTACACCCCTCTGAGGTTTGTGACCTAGGCGGCTGTCTACTTAGCATAATGATAGCACTGGCCTTGTTTCTCACACTTGGAGAACCTGGGAATTAGGTATTTATTATAATGCTTGTGTTCCTCTCTTCCCTAGGCAAAATAGGTAAGACTCTAAGGTTGTAATTGTCACTTACTATGTAGGGCATGGGACTGCTGACAGCAGATTCTCTCCTTGTGGGACGATCAGACAGGCAGAAAGACAGTCTACCGTTACTAATAAAGCTTGTTGGCTTTATTCAAAGAACTTCATTTGGAGACTAAAAATTAATTAAAGCACACTTTGGAAGAAAGCAGCTGTATAACCTGGAATTGCACAAATATGAGACATAGCAGTTGGAACAAAACTCCTTAGTTTATATTGCACCATCAGGGTATCTGGTGCTTTACAACAGGTGAGAAGGCTGGTCCTGGCCCCAAAGGACTCGCAATCTAGAAACAGACAAAACGGAAGCAGCACAAGAAGCAGAGCAGTAGCTATGGTAGGGTAAATGGAGGAAGTAGACGCAATTATTTCATAGTTCTGTACTTAGGCTTAGTTGCAGTAGGGTAAAGGAAAGAGGGTGTTGTGCCGAAGCCTTCTCAGAAAAATAGGGttttgaggaggaatttgaaagaaaaaaagatacgAGGCGTCATGCGAGCAAATGTAATTCCAAATGAAGTTATTTGAATGAAGCCAAGTCAGCTGGTTTCCAGACATAAAAGGTAACTAGGGAGAAAGAGCAGGCTCCGTGGAGGGAGCAGGACCTGCTGTATGAACAGCAGAGAATAGATTTAGAGGAAACTGTACATAGTTTATAGTATCAGTATTTTGTTCAGCTGCAGGTGggtttttctctttattttttatGGTAGTAAtgcccaatttttatttttagaattgTTCTAATAAATAAGAAATTGACAGCCCCTAGTATCCGATCCAAGTATCCCACCCATTGATGCAGTCGTGCCatcagagcacacactgcatcctgcttgggggtgtgtgtgtgtgtgtggcagtcctggaggtctcctccaggtaagggaacatttgtggctTTGCCCAGAtataagcctctgctgccttgctgtgtctattcagacctgcaccagcaatttcgctagtacaagtctgagtggacctaggTAGGTAGATCAAGGCTGGGGGCTATCAGTGGAgtttccttgcttccttccttccttgccacgACACATACCCCTTTCCACATATACCCAGGTCTCACCCTGGTCACTACAGCAGTACCTTGATTTTCATCCACTAGACTTTCATTGCTTTTCTCTTTTAACCGTTttaaattataaccacatttcaaatttcatcctcATGCTTTTCTCTTTTGCCCAATTTTGTCCAGTGTTCCATGACGTTTGTCTGTGTCCTTATGCATGTTTGTCTTTTATTACAAACATTAGTTAGAGAGAACAGTCCTTTCTGTCTTTATACCATCCTAAAAAATagatggcactgaaatggcttctGTGCCGTTACAGTGAAGAGCTACTACCAAGGAAATAATCTCAAGTAGCTTCCCCATATATCTTTGTTTTTCAGATCTGATTTAATTTTTACCTGATAATTTTCCTTTCAGGTGTATGTGTGGATCTATGACCCAGTTCATTTTAAAACTTTTGCCATGGGACTCATACTTGGTAAGTATAGGAAGAGATGGGGCCACAGTCAAGACTAGGGGCTGTAACTCAATGAAAGAACAtccactttgcatgcagaaggtccgaGATTCAATTCTCCAAGGAaggcaaagaaaaattcctgtctgaaatatTGAAGATCCACTGCCTTTTGACACtaatgagctagatggaccaattgaCCACAGTGGACCAATGGACCttttgacagtactgagctaggtggCCCAATGAACCACTTATTCTTCTAGCTAGATGAGCTAGAAGAAGAAGCATTAATGAGTGACACAAGGAGTCCTGTCAAACAATCCTATATCTCTGGCTTTCCCAAAGGCAAGGCCTTTTTAGTGTTTATGTGTTGGCTCTAACATTATGATGTTGTACCATCTACTTCAGAATCCCAgctctggtaaaaaaaaaaaaaaaattgccattctGTAACAAAAACAATGAGTATGGCAATAGGTGCATTAGAAATTCCCAATAAAATGGAGACTGTTTCTTTGACCAATGTATAGCGCTTGCTGATTCTGTAAGTATTGTTAACTATTAGCTAAGCAGTAGCTTACAGACTATTTTGTAATACTTTAGTACTATTAAGCCCATTGTGCCTGTTTCAGGGAATGGTTTAACACAGCATTCAGCATGAACTGCAGGCTGTTGACCCCATGTCTAAAACTGATTAATGACAAAGGAAAATGTAAGGATTGTTTCATCCAAGGAGTGATGATGACTGTTAAATGTAATGTACATCAAAGGTTCCCATATTAAGTTCTAATTGTGAAGTAAACGAATAGAGGGAGGTGAAACTGGTGGGATGTTGAGGGACAGAATGAACACTTGAGGTCCAGGGAAAGTTACAGGGAGTTGCACTAAAGCCTTTGTTTATTATCTGCCAAGATATTCTCCTGTGCCactgcagtgaaacaaattgGAGTTTGGGCAATTCtgattcattttgttttaaatgttagaTTTCCTGGTCTTTCTCATACTTTTactgtctctctctttttaaaatagtGATTGCTGTTATAGCTGCCACTCTCTTCCCACTCTGGCCTGCTGAGATGCGAGTAGGCGTTTATTATCTCAGTGTAGGTGCAGGCTGTTTTGTGGCTAGTATTCTCCTCCTGGCTGTTGGTAAGTGTGTATTGTTTCTCCCTCCCATTCCCAGTTCTGCTTTAAGCTCCCTGTAGGCTTACACAATGTGAATATTTCCCAAGTGGCCACTGTATGTCACCATTGTGCCATTTGAAAAATAGCTGACTGCAAATGGGCATTCATCATGTTGATTTCAGACTGTGAGAGGCAGCCCTGCAGTGCTCTGTTGCTGTTTCTGTCTCATGGGACAACCTAAGTGCATCAGTCCCTCTAGAGAAATCTTGTCTACTTTTTCTCTTAATGCTCTTGCAGCAAGGACTTTTTCTCTTAATGCTCTTGCAGCAAGGACTTGACCTGCCTGTGCCAAGCATCACAGTTTCACTTATGCCATAAGAAATTCCCAGTGAGAAAGGTTTACATTAGCTTCTTGCTCATAATTGGGTCTTGCCATACTCTAGTTAAGATATTATGTTTGGTTTCGGTGAAGCAACAGTATAGAGTCTTGTTCTGTGACCATAAACAGATTGTTTATCATCCTTAATGGCCTGTTCATACAACTCTTTTTATATGGTATGCTTAGTACAAGTGATAGTGAAGCATAAAATTATACAGTCTATTTGACTACAAGCACTTGACTTACTTGAACTAAAAAATTAACTATAAATGAATCCTGAGCTGAATCTATACTTGATACGATGAAGCCAGAAGGAAAATGGTCAAACAGGAAAAAAGGTATGAAGAGCCTAGGAAGCTAGAGTTTGCTGTGATGTGTGCACAAGAACTAAAAGATAGTGGACAGAGTCAAAACAATCAGAGATTATTAGATGAGGTGGTTCACTGAGATTAGGTTTCATTCCAGCTGTTTCATTACTTTTATACAAGTGTTTAGACAGACTTCATGTTGATAGCTTTAACTATATAGCCTTAAAtggcttggggcccaatcctaaagagtgcgcaCTAATTTACTGCCAGCACGCTctgtcacagaagtgccaaaagacacgtttgcaggccctagccggtgctgggctagcgccagtggagcatCGGAGCTCCACTGCTTAGTGGTCGCATGGaccgccgggcagcagagaggtaggtggggatgtggggggaggcagggaggaggcattccagggcagagggaggtggagggagggtggggaagaggtgtgccggggagggagtggggcaggagagaggtgggaccagtggagctttgctccgtGTTGGACCATCCGCCGACCCTagttgtggggctactcactttacccaggggaaggggacgaaagtccccttctcctgaataggcggcggcagccattttcagcaccgctgcagccccgcacacagggcagctcaggatttggctgcctgttCCTGTATACCTTGGGAAACAGCTGCTGCTCATGTTTCCCACTGTGATTTCTAGAATTGTTCAGAATACCCTCTTACTTATTTTATCTATGCATCAAGGGCATATAGGGAATGGTTGTGGGACTGCCTCACAGCTATGCTGTTTATTTCCCCTTGAGACTTTATTTATAGGACTTTTGTGCTGGCCTTCAATTTAAAAACTTGCAGCATGGTTAGCAACATAAAAAGATATAAACAAATCGTAATAAAACTCAGATGTTAAAACTGTTAAAGCCAAGAAAGCAAGAAGGTACAAAAAATAATAAAGTCCAGCAGAGCTAATAAAACCTTCTGTAACAACTTCAGTTACGTGCTGGAAGATGTAGGCAAATAAAAAGGTCTCTCCCTGGCACCATAAGGACATTTAGTTGGATGTCAGATAAATCTCCTTGAGCAAGCCATTCAGTGCATTTGTGGGGCATCACAACTGAGAAGCCCTCTTTTTGATCACCACCCGCCCAACTTCATAAAACGGGGGGTCAGACTGCTTTATTAAAGCTGACTTTCAGTACCTGGAGTCAAGCCAGAAGTGATATATCGTTTTCAAACACACATCTTTGTTTTTTGCTGTCATTTGTTTCCATAGGTTATTTATCTGTATACCGTTCAGTTTTGTTACGTTGGAGATTTCATTGGTGGTCTAGAAATATACATAAAAAGCAATGAGCAACTTGAGATATGCAGGGAATACAAGAGGAAATTCTTTTAGTGTTTTCAGCCTTTATCTTCCAGCTTGACCGGACACTAGTATACTGTCTGCCAGTCAGATTTGGTTATTGTCTGCCTTTAAAGAATGGCAGATAGCCAAAACATTGTCACTAGCAAATGAAAGTAGCTGTTTAAGAATGTCATGGCTTAATAAGTACTAGCTAGTTTTGCTTGTGTTTAAAACCTTTGATCTCTGTGTGGTTAATACATAAAGAAAGCAACATCTGGAAAAGAACTAGAGGTGTGGCATCCTGGGCCTTGCCGTACTTGAACATGTAATGTGCCAGCCTCAGGGTTATGCTGGGTGATGTTATTCATTGCACCCAGGATTTTGCTTCTGTTTACCATTTGGGGTATTTTGTGTCATTGGCAGTTACAAAAACCATGCTGTCTTCTGTAAATGACCTGTTTTAAAATACTTGGGTGTTTTTCTTCCAGCTCGCTGCATCCTCTTCCTGATCATCTGGCTAATAACAGGTGGaaggcatcacttctggttcttgcCAAACCTGACTGCTGATGTTGGCTTCATTGACTCCTTCAGGCCGCTGTACACACATGAGTACAAAGGACCAAAAGCTGACTCAAAGAAAGAAGAGAAGCCTGAGTCCAAAAAGCAGCCAAAGTCTGACagtgaggagaaatctgacagtGAGAAGAAGGAAGATGAAGATGCCAAAGCAGACGTGCTGGGGAATTTGGGGTCAGAAGGTTCTGGAGGAGAGCGGCATTCAGATACAGACAGTGACAGGAGGGAGGATGACCGGTCCCAGCATAGTAGTGGCAATGGAAATGATTTTGAAATGATCACAAAAGAGGAACTTGACCAGCAAACGGACGAAGGGGATTgtgaagaagatgaagaagaggaggaggaggagggggaagaaacgGCACCTTTACATGAACAATCATAATCCATTTTAGATTGGGACAGAATATTGTGCAGGCAGTCGGGATTTCTGCGTTGGCTGGTACACCATCTGATAGTattcttgcctccttttttgctGACATAATACAGCTTATCCAAACAGCTTCTTAACATAGTTTCTTGTTTGttttacagacaaaagaaaaccacTTTACTTGATCTCATTTTAAAGTAATTTAATAGACACTAAAGAAAACCTTATTGTTTTCAGAACTTGTCAGTCAATCCAGTTTCTAATCTACCTAGGTAAGTCATCCAAGATACTGAAGAACATAGTTCTCTTAGTAATATTGTGAGAGAGTGCCTGTGTTCAGGAAGCGAAAGCTCTTCCAGAATAGTAATTTAGAAGCGTCATAACCACATTTCAGTTTATTCCCAGTAGGTTAATTTGACTGAAACATACAACAAAGCACGTTTCAGTTTGTTCTTTTGATACTAATCTTCATGTAGCTAAGATTTTTCTCAGAACTTTTGTTAAGAAAACTTTTTTTCTAAAGGCGTACAAATTAACGGCTGTAGGTTTTGAAGAATTGTTTAACTGTGTGCAACCAACTTAGGAAATCCAGACTGTACTGTCCACCAGGTTCAGAGCAAAGAAGTCATCTCCAGCAGGTGAAAAAGAACAGCATAATTTGGAGGTTATAGCTGTTGTCTTGACCTGCCCCATCATAATTCAAAAAGTGTATTCTGTACATAACATACAAATAAAGCAAACCCCTTATTTTACCTGTTACTTATTATTTGGAAGTTTTATCCCAATTTCAATTTGTATAATTGAAAGCCATttcagggggtgggggtgagtgtATTAGGGAATGCAAGTCATGGGGACCTCACAGAATTGTGTGATTGGCAGCTGTGTCCACGACAGCTTTTAGTTCTGTGCCAACATTCCACATATTCAAGTAAACGGATTCTCATCCAACTAAAGCAGATGGCGTAGCTCATGCCTTAATGTTAATCTTTTGATTTCTTTCTGTCTTCAGAAAGTAGAGTACTGTATTTGATGAGCAGACACTGCCACAAGAGAGTATTCTTTTTGGAAGGGTAGGCTTAAAACAAAAGCTCATACAAAAAATGACCAAGACCAAATAATTTCTTGTGATCTTGAAGGAGTTTGTTCACTTTCTCTCTTACATATCCCTTATTTGACGGACTCGGGAGACCATTGTGTGTTTAGTTctataaacatttttaaagttgAGACTTTACATCATTCCTCTGAATCACTGAATTTCAGCCTGAAACTGAAATGATGAATACAGGTTCAATTCCTTCCTAGCAAAGTGACTGTGAGGAGATAATGCTAGTTATTTGCTTGCATTTTCGATAGTTTACTTAACAGATCTCTTCTTTTCTCCTTGAACTGCTAtttccatcaccagtgttttGACTGAagatgttaattttttttctgactgtgcaaatatatacattttgtgtGTGCATTGATAAAAACCATTCACAAATGTGGTCTGATCTGCTTATTACCTGTTCTTTTCGCGAAGCAGCTGGGAGAATAAATAGCACATGATTTTCATTTATCTGGTAATTTTGATAGCACTTTCAGATTCTACCAGTTGAGTTAATAGTATTCAATGATTCCTTGCTTAAAAGCCCTGTCCCCACATCTTTATTAAGATGTGTATGTTGTCTGTCCTGGTACTCTTCTCAAGTATTCATGGTATTCGTGTAGTCACTGATTTCTGCTCTTCTACTTCTTTATTTGGAGGCATTGGAAACTGAACTGCAGTACTTTGTGTAACCTACTTTGTCTCTGAGACAGGTTTAAACAAGCAGTGTATACACAAATTAAATGAGATAGAACAGTAAGAAGCCTTACAGGATTGTAAAACGTCATGCTCTGTGCTGGTCGGCTCTTTCTGCTTTCACTGTCAGCAAGCTGACAGATGATGCACACAACATGTTCCTTTGACTGTCATAAACCATTCTACCACCTTAAAACACAGGTAAGGAATTCCTTAAAAAGCTGTCCACACACATTGTAGCTCAATCTGCTATATTTCAATCAAGCCTGGTCAGTTTGCAATGATAACACATTTGGATGGAATCTGCTGAAACAGTTGTCCTTTTTGGCATTGAGCTATTTACTGGTGGTGCAGTGATCTTGTGAGTTAGCTTGATGTGAAAGCTAAGTGGAGCTGCAAGTAGTACTACTGCAGAGACAATGACTAAAATGCTACCTGGACCATTTGCATCTTGCCACAGTGCAGCTGTACAAGGATTTGCCTTGAGCATGCATATTATGGAGGCAAGTCCTAGTTCTTGGAGTTCAATAACAAATGTTTGCTTTTCACATCAATAGAAGAGACTTTTCACAACCACTTTAGCCAGCTTAGAGGAAGGTAAACTGACTTGGAACCTATTCACATGGTCTTTTGAATCCCTACCAGACACACTTTATCAACCTATGCTAACTTTTAGCCACACTGTGGTGGGCTGAACACTGACAATCCATGTGGTTCTCAAGCACAGGGTGTGCATTGATGCTCAACAGGGATAATTGGATTCCAGGCCCTGAACTATGCTTACTATAGCACACTTTGTTGAAGCTCTGACAGCCGACTGAGCTGCTCGTAGTAGGGAGAAAATGTGATTGCCGAAACCTCAAATGGTTGGTTGATGGGTTGCTTTCTAAAGCTTTTACCACACCAATAAAAAAAGGTGTTTGGGAATGGTTGGTGCTTTCAGGTGTCATcatctaatgcagtgattttcaacctttttcagctcgcggcacactggcaaggcactaaaatggtcattgacaaggcacactgtgctgtcagtgggggctcacattccccaatggtcctattgataaatgaccctctccctaattcctgaggcacacctgggggccatttgtggcataccagtgtgccacggcacagtggttgaaaatggctgatctaatgaCTGCAAACAAAATCTCTGCAGGTATCTGATTCACATATGATGGCTTGCTCAAGAAGACTGCCTCCGTTCTTTCCAAAACGAGAATGTTTCATATGTGCATGGTGACCGTAACCGTAGATGTTCCCCATTGCTAAAGAGAGGGAGGAAACATGGAGAGCACCTGGAGAATGGGGCCcaatgcacactgttgcaaacatgctgtaaggtgcaCCTGCAACAGTCTGCGCTGGGTGGGTTTCGGAGCTCACACAGCACAAGCACGTGCTGAGCCAGAGCCAGGAACAAGCTAGTCATACACCACCTGGTGCTCTAGGTGAGCACCCAGAGGCAGAAAGACaagacagggtggggagggaggtgttctgggtttgggggagggagtggggcaggaaggggcagagacGGTGGCAGTCcctaccaccatatcctatcgCCCGACATGGCTGTCCTTGATTCTGCACACACtcaatagtgggcgcagatccaaggagacccgtcGGGGCTGCCTTGTCaccacatggggtaagggaggaCTGGAGCCAATGTCGTCCTTACCTTTAGAAGATGGAAAGGACCTGCTGTTCAGCCTGATGTCAACACCCAGAAAGATCCTATTTCAGATTCTTAAGCAGAATGTCTTTGATCACTTAGAAAATATGGTAATTTT
This portion of the Tiliqua scincoides isolate rTilSci1 chromosome 3, rTilSci1.hap2, whole genome shotgun sequence genome encodes:
- the SEC62 gene encoding translocation protein SEC62, with the translated sequence MAERRRNRKRLQEVGEPIKEEKAVAKYLRFNCPTKSTNMMGHRVDYFIASKAVDCLLDSKWAKAKKGEEALFTTRESVVDYCNRLLKKQFFHRALKVMKMKPDKDIKKEKEKDKGKPESGKEEEKKSKKDGGKEEKAKKEKEKKKDGEKEESKKDETPGTPKKKETKRKFKLEPHEDQVFLDGNEVYVWIYDPVHFKTFAMGLILVIAVIAATLFPLWPAEMRVGVYYLSVGAGCFVASILLLAVARCILFLIIWLITGGRHHFWFLPNLTADVGFIDSFRPLYTHEYKGPKADSKKEEKPESKKQPKSDSEEKSDSEKKEDEDAKADVLGNLGSEGSGGERHSDTDSDRREDDRSQHSSGNGNDFEMITKEELDQQTDEGDCEEDEEEEEEEGEETAPLHEQS